One segment of Brassica napus cultivar Da-Ae chromosome C3, Da-Ae, whole genome shotgun sequence DNA contains the following:
- the LOC125584012 gene encoding homeobox-leucine zipper protein ATHB-16-like yields the protein MKRLSSSDSMYGLISNSTDEQSFRGYGHNFQSMLDGYEDDSTMMEEYSGNHHMGQSEKKRRLRVDQVKALEKNFELENKLEPERKTKLAQELGLEPRQVAVWFQNRRARWKTKQLEKDYGLLKSQYDSLRHNFDSLRRDNDSLVLKISELKAKINGEEDNNKVTAESDISAVKEENVPSSPPEFIEHSTGFDYRRSFTNLCDLLPNSTAVDGGSSDSCDSSAETSSENGRLTTPTVTGGNLFQFVKAEQMEDHNDFLSGEEACCFFSDEQPPSLHWYSASDH from the exons ATGAAGAGACTTAGCAGCTCAGATTCAATGTATGGTCTGATCTCCAATTCCACAG ATGAGCAGAGTTTTCGAGGGTACGGACATAATTTCCAGTCTATGCTTGATGGTTACGAAGACGACAGTACAATGATGGAGGAATACTCCGGCAACCACCACATGGGTCAAtcggagaagaagaggaggttACGTGTTGACCAAGTCAAAGCTCTCGAGAAGAACTTCGAGCTCGAGAACAAACTCGAACCAGAGAGGAAAACAAAACTAGCACAAGAGCTTGGACTTGAACCTCGTCAAGTAGCGGTTTGGTTTCAGAACCGCCGTGCACGGTGGAAGACAAAACAGCTCGAAAAAGATTACGGCCTTCTTAAGAGCCAGTACGACTCTCTCCGCCACAACTTCGACTCGCTCCGCCGCGATAACGACTCGCTTGTTTTAAAGATTAGTGAACTCAAAGCTAAGATCAACGGAGAAGAAGATAACAACAAGGTTACGGCGGAGAGTGATATCTCCGCCGTGAAAGAAGAGAATGTTCCTTCGTCTCCTCCTGAGTTTATTGAACATTCCACCGGCTTTGACTACCGGCGAAGCTTCACCAATCTCTGTGACCTTCTACCGAACTCCACCGCCGTCGACGGTGGATCCTCCGACAGCTGCGATTCGAGCGCCGAAACCAGCTCCGAGAACGGAAGATTGACGACGCCGACGGTTACCGGCGGAAATTTATTTCAGTTCGTGAAAGCAGAGCAGATGGAGGATCATAACGACTTTCTGAGCGGTGAAGAAGCGTGTTGTTTCTTCTCCGATGAGCAACCACCGTCTCTTCATTGGTACTCCGCCTCTGATCACTGA
- the LOC106359924 gene encoding RING-H2 finger protein ATL32, which translates to MARVQGFISHRWIIFQLIIVLHVANAQSLPPPSQDELQPGHAPSKTTVFAVLVTAFFFFGLLSVYIRHCTRAMPGHSNTNSRRRAFDGCSRRGGLEDAVVESFPVFAYSSVKESKIGAGDLECAICLNELEDRETVRLLPVCNHLFHVDCIDAWLYSHATCPVCRFNLTAKPVKTGAEDRAPVSDHVVIDIRGDSEADEEEEKSRHRRPSSEIVGKFPRSNSTGHSMGRLSGGTERFTLRLPEDVRRRIMAAKGRRLKRTRSFDADLMDSGYVVGSGGKSDRVSWADRWGLFVSKSNSGSVRSPNGDSLT; encoded by the coding sequence ATGGCGCGAGTCCAAGGTTTCATTTCTCACCGTTGGATCATCTTTCAGTTAATCATAGTCCTCCACGTGGCTAATGCACAATCGCTCCCGCCACCGAGTCAGGACGAGTTGCAACCGGGTCACGCACCGTCTAAGACCACAGTCTTCGCCGTTCTCGTCACcgcgtttttcttcttcgggttACTATCCGTCTACATCCGCCACTGCACGCGAGCTATGCCCGGACACTCCAACACAAACTCCCGCCGCCGTGCTTTCGACGGATGTTCACGGCGAGGCGGACTTGAAGACGCCGTGGTTGAGAGCTTCCCCGTCTTCGCTTACTCCTCCGTTAAGGAGTCGAAGATCGGAGCCGGTGATCTCGAATGCGCGATTTGCCTTAACGAACTGGAGGATCGCGAGACGGTTCGGTTGCTTCCGGTTTGTAACCATCTCTTCCACGTTGATTGTATCGACGCTTGGCTTTACTCCCACGCGACTTGTCCGGTTTGCAGATTCAATCTAACTGCTAAACCGGTTAAAACCGGAGCGGAAGATCGAGCTCCGGTTAGCGATCACGTCGTGATTGATATTAGGGGAGATTCGGAGGCcgatgaggaagaagagaaaagccGCCACCGGCGGCCGAGTTCTGAGATCGTCGGTAAGTTTCCGCGGTCGAATTCCACCGGTCACTCGATGGGGCGACTCAGTGGTGGCACCGAGAGGTTTACTCTGCGGTTGCCGGAGGACGTGAGGAGGCGGATAATGGCGGCGAAAGGACGTAGGCTGAAACGAACGAGAAGCTTTGATGCTGATTTGATGGATAGCGGGTACGTAGTCGGGTCGGGTGGAAAATCGGATCGGGTTAGCTGGGCGGATAGATGGGGTTTGTTTGTTTCAAAGTCAAACTCGGGTTCCGTTAGATCACCTAACGGCGATTCGTTGACGTGA